TaaaataatctttatttttagatttttacacttaacaaaaattcatattttatttattctaagaTAAAAAGATTCTAATTTTTATGGAggattattttataatattttaaagatattaacaaaaatttattcaaaatttttatAGTTGAAGGATAATTAAAtagattttatttgattatagatTAAAACTATTTGTAAGATAATTTTGTaggaattaaaaattaattattctattCCACAATAAGTGAcccttttattaaaaattgttcaaaaattaatgaccattttaatttttcatgcAGTTTTTaccaattatattatttaattaatactatttgcATTACTTTCAATACAATATCTTTTACTATGCATTTATGAAATTGATAATGCATTAATACCAAACAAGAAAAGTTTAATAAAACTAAGAATAAAAGAACATTCACTACGCCAAAATTAGCCTTTTACAAtgcgtcttttacagcgcttgtttactaaaagcgttgttgtaaaaTTAACAGAGGATACAACGTTTTTCTGACAAACGCTTTAGAAAAAGCGATGTTGTAGGTCATATAGGTCATAATGTATACATCGTTTTTTTGAAAGCGCTATTGTAGGCCATATAGGTCATAATGTTTACATTTTTAGTACGTTCTCTCTctaaccctacgaaccctccTATCCTCTACTGTGTGAACCATCCTCTATTGTGTGTCGTCTTCTCGTTGAACCCTCCTCTACTGCTCCTTTACTGTGCGTCAATTTCTACTGAGTGATtgttgtctcaggtactgtatttattaatttattgttgtcactaaaactgataaattgttacctgataaatcatataaaatgttactTGATAGTAAAAGTTacttgataaatcatataaaataagagtttcaaattaattgatgcaccttgataaatcaaataaattgttaCCTGATAAGTCGTATAAAATctgttctttttttaaatatgttctgttttgaaatcagactatatatattatagattgGTATAAGTTATCAGCAGCTCATCATTTGAGTAACACAACAttcatataggtcatataaaatggaccggaaatggatgtctgtcaatcgattgtcaaaagagtatgaaaatgtaatgaaggagtttgttgagtttgcaatTAAGAATGCAAAAGACCCAAATCGAAtcatttgtccttgtttaaaatgttgttttggaaaacgcattagagcagatcaattggaaggacatttggTATGGCATGAAATTGATCAACACTATACATGTTAGATAAGACAcagtgagaaagaaaaaaaacactaattttgagaatggttcgacatatgcttcaaatgATTTCGACGGATACATATGAGTGGGACCGGgctgaggagattgcaaaagcagttgaagaagatcttcgggattgtcctaaaatgtttgagagtttgttgagtgatgcagagaaaccattatataatggttgtactaaattcacaagactattgacgatattaaagttgtacaaatTAAAAGCGATTAATGGATGATCTGATAAATGtttcacataattattaacactcctAAAAGATATGTTGTCAGATGGTAATGAACTTCTCGGTCGAACCTACaaggctaaacgaattttgtgctctattggcatgagttacgaaaggattcatgcgtgtcctaacgattgcattttagttcgaaacaaatatgaattactaaatgTGTGtctgaaatgcaatgtctcttgatataaaaataaagagtataatccagcaaaagtcgtgtgatattttcctataataccaagtttAAACCCGATACAAGAAGTCTAACATGataatatcgatatttgttAATTGAACGGGTACTTGAggataaatcaaataaatatttatatgattcAATTTAGTTTTGGataatttaaatactttattgTTTTACATGCATTTTTGGTCCATCTATTATGTCAAAAATGAGTTTTTAATACTCCAAtttctaaaatcaatttttttttgtccctATTAACAAATATTTGGAATTTTCTTTTCctaccattttattttattatagttgTGTTATGGAACACATAAGTGAACACATACACTGTACACATATGGTGTGTTgttcacttttttttaattttttttaattaataaaaaatgtttttgaaagtcATATATCCTATTAAAATACATGTTATTAACtgttttaatcatatattttattaaccactaaaatacatgtcattaactattttaacaactaaattacagtaaattgattaatgtcatccaaattaaaattattgaattttaatgAGTTGGTTTGAGTTAGACTTCAACTTGAATTTGTTTGATTAAATTACATATTGaattggttttggtgactgAATTTATAGGCTTACCTGTACCCAACAAATACATGTTACCTGTACCCAACAAATACATGGCCACCCCCGATCTCAATgtgaataaatcaattgagattTTTGGATTAACAAATTGGGTCTTAAATCACTAAGCATAATATACGGAGACATTGTGTCTATATAAAGGACTAAAGTATTGATGGAAATGAAGTACACACAACAAGTGAAATAACCATAGAAAATCTAGCAAAAATGAGTTCTAAAAATTCTAAAGAAAATGATCTTCCTATTGTTGAGGTAGAAAAAGTTGATGATGCTTATCTCTCTGCCTTGTTATTATGTTTTAGTCGTGTATTGCCTGCAGTACTAAATGCTGCTGTTGATCTCAATTTATTCAATATTATAGCTAAGTTACAAAGTTCAAGTCATCATTCTACTTTTTCTGCTTTTGAAATTGCTTCTCAACTTCCAAATCAATACGATGAATTGGTTGAAAGACTTGAACGCATGTTATATGTGTTGACAAGTTATTCTCTTTTCAATTGTTCCATTCGTATTAATGGAGAAGGTAAGAGTGAAAGAGTTTATGCTCTCTCACCAATTGGTCAATACTTTGCATTTGATCAAGATGGAGGCTCTTTGGATCCACTCTCAACATTAGTACATAGAGGATGTGACAGTGTTTggtaagtaatattttattacaaaaaatgtTTTACAGTTGTTAAGTAGTTTCTAGAGGAGTAATTTTTGGTGTGCAATCATTTGACACCCCTactaaaatatatacaaaaatgattttatttattttttaaaattatttattgataaatgaataatattaatgCTAATAAAAACGGTCGACTACAAGAGAGTTGTTGGAGTTTATTTTGGTGGTATACACTTATGACTACTCTTTCTAGGAGTACAAGTTTATGTacaagtttatatatatatatatatatataaatcaagtAAGACAACCGTAGAattaaataggctaaattacattcgtggtctcttaacttaatttcaggtaacattttagtcctttatcttttttttttcccgacttggtcctttattttaattttaagtgacaatttgatattttatgttttaaaatttcaacaatgttatccttttttatacaaaaattcaaaaaaaaatttaatcaaaactcataaaattaattatattcttcaatataatacaaatctcatcaaattcgtaacgcaaatcttcaaataaactcatgttttcatactttatttgatattgttaggaataaaggactaaatcggaaaaaaaaaagataaatgactaaaacgttacctgaaattaagttaagggaccacatgtcTAATTTAGCCAATTAAATAACACCACATTaaccaaaaaaatatagaaactaCAATATTTTAGACTATAGTCTATATTTATTCCGGCAATGATTAATAACGGATCCCATAACATAGAGTATAGGCAACGGTTGTTGATATTTAACCATTGTAATTAGGAATGGTTTCTTTAACCTTGTTGCCTAAACGAACAGGAAATAGATAAATATAGACTGCTTGTCTATTATTCTAGCAATGGTTTTTTGTCTTTGAACATTTTTCAGTTGTTGGCTAAGGCTATAAATATTATACCGAGAGTGAAATATATTTACAGTTATCCGTCAATACCAATTTCaatgtttatataaaaatattaggtttttttttccttaaaaaacttttaaaatttaatctttaGTTCTTCTTTAAAAGGGATATATTTTTGTTGCacgtattttaaaatatgttatttattatctattgaAGTTTGTTTTAATCTATCAATTTGTTACaacgacaaaaaaaaaaattcatagttAATAtacatatttgaaaataaagagacaaagacacaacatttttttttgtaaatatgggacttcttttcaatttttagaatttaCTTTAGAAAGAAAGACATGTTCCActcaaaattgtttatttggTTTTAGTCATGCGCAATTATGCAACATTCTTCATGCGCAATTATGCAAGATCCAATGGTTTATATTGTAAATATCTCAATGacttaaaaaaacatcaaatacaAAATTCAAATGAAAGTTATAGTCCAAATATTAGGCGACTATATATAACAtacatatacaaatattattataggaACTAAAGAACTAAAAAAAGTACATTTTTCTATGGTCAAATTGATATATCTTTTGGTCCAAAggatatttattttagtatgATTTTGTGTCATGACAGGGGTGATGTAAAGGATGCAATTTTGGATCctaatataaaaaatctattCCAAAGCATCAATGGAGTGTCGTTTTATGAATATACAAAGACAGATAAAGAGCTGAATAGTATTGTTAACAAAGCAATGGCCCATGCTGGACCATTAGAAATTAAAAGGGTCCTACAATTATATAAGGGATTTGAGGGAATCTCAACATTGGTTGATGTTGGAGGTGGAGTGGGAGGGTCCTTAAAACTCATCATCTCTCAATATCCTTCAATCAAAggaattaattttgatttgccACAAGTAGTTCAAGATGTACCTCCTCATCCaggtaatatatataaaaagagaaTTCACATTTTTCCTCTCTAAATTTTTctccttatttaatttttcaaaatattattttttattttctgattttaattttaattataaaactttCACGAGGTTTTGAATTtgttaactattttttaaaaaaaaaacaatttttttatgtttttcggtacaaattttaaaattaaaaatagattgaaaaacaaaatgggggattttgtaaataaaattaaaaatgaaataaaaactaaaagaaatTTTCACAGAGTATATAGATCAATAGTTCCGAGGACAAAAAATGAAACGTTTGTTTGTAGCCAATAATAATCACCAAACACATTGTAGGTATAATGTATGTTGGAGGAGATATGTTTGAGAGTGTTCCCACTGGTGATGCCATTTTACTAAAGGTTAGTCTACATAACAAAtagattatatattttaaacaatttgaaGAAATAAACTTCTAAccatatactttttttattataatttcagCTTGTATGTCACAATTGGGCAGATGATGAATGTGTGAAGTTATTAAGAAATTGTCACAAAGCTTTACCAAAACATGGGAAGGTGATTGTTTTGGACTATATAATTCCAAAAGTCCCTGAATCAAGTAACATGTCCAAGCATACTTGTGTTATTGACAACCTCATGTTTTTAGTAACAACTGGAAAGGAAAGAACTGAGGAAGAATTCGAGAGTTTATGTAAAAGATCTGGATTTTCCAAATTTCATGTTGCTTGCGGTGATGATGTATCAGCAATGTCAGGTGTGATggagttttataaataaaagttactTAGTATAGTAACTTGGAATCTTGATATATTGTCagcaattttataaaattgtaaagTAATAATTTG
The genomic region above belongs to Cicer arietinum cultivar CDC Frontier isolate Library 1 chromosome 4, Cicar.CDCFrontier_v2.0, whole genome shotgun sequence and contains:
- the LOC101512403 gene encoding isoliquiritigenin 2'-O-methyltransferase-like, yielding MSSKNSKENDLPIVEVEKVDDAYLSALLLCFSRVLPAVLNAAVDLNLFNIIAKLQSSSHHSTFSAFEIASQLPNQYDELVERLERMLYVLTSYSLFNCSIRINGEGKSERVYALSPIGQYFAFDQDGGSLDPLSTLVHRGCDSVWGDVKDAILDPNIKNLFQSINGVSFYEYTKTDKELNSIVNKAMAHAGPLEIKRVLQLYKGFEGISTLVDVGGGVGGSLKLIISQYPSIKGINFDLPQVVQDVPPHPGIMYVGGDMFESVPTGDAILLKLVCHNWADDECVKLLRNCHKALPKHGKVIVLDYIIPKVPESSNMSKHTCVIDNLMFLVTTGKERTEEEFESLCKRSGFSKFHVACGDDVSAMSGVMEFYK